From Humisphaera borealis, the proteins below share one genomic window:
- a CDS encoding CHASE domain-containing protein: MAVLVTGLLSTAIVVAQLQKAANERDRQRFRNVIDRLEDAINQRMEGYYALLRATAGLVGGDGGETSVHEFDGFIERMKLKDYYKGAVGIGFSRRVAPGDLKSFEDHIRRTLHPSFKVAPDAPRGEAQAIVLLSPQDQQNRRAIGFDMASDPVRRQAMDRARDSGTAAATGRVTLIQNEADDPTPGFLVYVPVFEGPADPVDIGQRRAALLGFAYAPFRAGELFYNIVPPGAKADAAFKIYDSSTPNEQALLYHNEPEGHHEEAAAIESSHRMLVAGRTWLITAQSTPAFNASRPAGLAAPAAIAGIILSVLMTLLTRLQTRARLAAEVDRRAADDAREEARTAAERLELVLKGARVGLWYSTLPFETLQWDDRVKAHFFLPPEEKQITVEGAFERVHPDDRERIRAAMGWSIRDGAPFDVEYRTVSPDGTRMNWIRSIGQTFIDADGEASRFDVLTIDVTALKQGQESLAESEAKFRQLANSIPQLAWIARPDGWIFWYNQRWYDYTGTTPALMEGWGWKSVQDPEYLPLIMETWQRAIATGEPAELEFPIRAASGTFGWFLTRVVPLRDAAGNVLFWFGTNTDLSEQRKLSNERERLLESERAARGMAERASRMKDEFLATLSHELRTPLNAILGWSQILRRQHAGNADLVDGLSVIERNARVQTQLVSDLLDMSRVISGKLRLEVQVIDPSTVVHAAVESVRPAADAKEITLVPDFDPQAGPVYGDPSRLQQVIWNLLSNAIKFTPKGGQVQLSLARVDDKVVFGVADSGEGIEPDFLPFLFERFRQADGSITRRHGGLGLGLAIVKNLVELHGGKVWATSAGPGQGAHFYVELPILVGTPVSLDNSPGEPDHAAANDYATMYNGDSLKGVRVLLVDDEPDARDLISRVLAESGATVFVASGGPEAMKILERDRPDVILSDIGMPGQDGYEFIRAVRQLSPADGGAIPAAALTAFARTEDRRRALIAGYQNHIAKPFESAELITVVAALAGRMNQPAEVLN, translated from the coding sequence TTGGCCGTACTGGTAACCGGCCTGTTGTCGACGGCAATTGTCGTCGCCCAATTGCAGAAAGCGGCCAACGAGAGAGACCGCCAGCGATTCAGAAACGTGATCGATCGGCTCGAAGACGCCATCAATCAGCGGATGGAAGGGTACTACGCCCTGCTGCGGGCGACGGCGGGTCTGGTCGGTGGGGACGGCGGGGAAACATCCGTTCACGAGTTCGACGGCTTCATCGAGCGGATGAAGCTCAAGGACTATTACAAGGGTGCAGTCGGGATAGGCTTCTCCCGCAGGGTAGCGCCTGGCGACCTGAAGAGCTTCGAAGATCACATCCGGCGGACACTGCATCCGTCGTTCAAAGTCGCGCCCGATGCGCCCCGGGGCGAAGCCCAGGCGATCGTCCTGCTGTCTCCACAAGACCAGCAGAATCGTCGCGCGATCGGGTTCGATATGGCATCCGACCCCGTCAGACGACAGGCGATGGATCGCGCCCGGGACAGTGGTACTGCCGCCGCGACGGGCCGGGTTACGCTGATCCAGAATGAGGCCGATGACCCGACACCCGGCTTTCTCGTCTACGTACCGGTGTTTGAAGGGCCGGCCGATCCGGTCGACATCGGCCAGCGTCGGGCGGCGCTCCTGGGGTTTGCCTACGCGCCGTTCCGCGCCGGCGAGTTGTTTTACAACATCGTTCCACCGGGCGCTAAGGCGGACGCGGCATTCAAGATTTACGACAGCAGTACGCCCAACGAGCAGGCCCTCCTGTATCACAATGAACCGGAGGGACACCACGAGGAAGCCGCCGCAATTGAGTCCTCCCACCGCATGTTGGTCGCCGGCCGAACCTGGCTGATCACCGCGCAGAGCACGCCGGCATTCAACGCCTCAAGGCCGGCGGGGCTCGCGGCACCGGCGGCGATAGCGGGGATCATCCTTTCGGTTCTGATGACACTGCTCACCCGCCTGCAGACCCGGGCGCGGCTTGCCGCGGAAGTCGATCGCCGCGCCGCCGACGACGCACGCGAAGAAGCCCGCACTGCCGCCGAGCGATTGGAACTCGTGCTCAAGGGGGCCCGTGTCGGCCTCTGGTACTCGACCCTTCCCTTCGAAACGCTTCAGTGGGACGACCGGGTGAAGGCCCATTTCTTCCTTCCGCCGGAAGAAAAGCAGATCACCGTCGAAGGGGCGTTCGAGCGGGTGCATCCGGATGACCGCGAGCGCATTCGCGCCGCGATGGGCTGGTCTATTCGCGACGGCGCGCCGTTCGACGTCGAGTACCGCACTGTCAGCCCCGACGGGACGCGAATGAACTGGATTCGCTCGATCGGCCAAACCTTCATCGACGCCGATGGCGAGGCAAGCCGCTTCGACGTGCTGACCATCGATGTCACGGCGCTTAAACAGGGGCAGGAGAGCCTGGCCGAAAGTGAGGCCAAGTTCCGCCAGTTGGCCAACTCCATCCCGCAGCTCGCGTGGATCGCCCGGCCGGACGGATGGATCTTCTGGTACAACCAGCGGTGGTACGACTACACCGGCACGACGCCGGCACTCATGGAGGGATGGGGCTGGAAGTCCGTTCAAGACCCCGAGTACCTCCCGCTCATCATGGAGACCTGGCAGCGGGCGATTGCGACTGGCGAGCCGGCGGAGTTGGAATTCCCGATTCGTGCCGCTTCCGGCACGTTCGGCTGGTTCCTTACCCGCGTCGTCCCGCTGCGGGATGCCGCCGGCAACGTGCTGTTCTGGTTCGGAACCAACACCGACCTCAGCGAACAACGTAAACTTTCCAACGAGCGAGAACGACTGCTCGAAAGCGAGCGCGCCGCCCGCGGCATGGCCGAACGCGCCAGCAGGATGAAAGACGAGTTCCTCGCGACGCTCTCGCACGAGCTTCGAACTCCACTCAATGCAATCCTCGGCTGGTCTCAAATCCTTCGACGGCAGCACGCCGGCAACGCGGATCTGGTGGACGGGCTGAGCGTGATCGAACGCAATGCCCGCGTGCAAACCCAGCTCGTTTCCGACCTTCTGGACATGAGCCGCGTCATTTCCGGCAAACTGCGTCTGGAAGTGCAGGTCATCGACCCGTCGACCGTCGTACATGCCGCCGTCGAATCGGTCCGCCCCGCCGCCGACGCGAAGGAAATCACGCTGGTTCCGGATTTCGACCCGCAGGCCGGACCGGTTTACGGGGACCCCTCGCGGCTTCAGCAGGTCATCTGGAATCTGCTGTCCAATGCGATCAAGTTCACTCCCAAGGGCGGCCAGGTTCAACTGTCCCTGGCGCGCGTGGACGATAAGGTCGTGTTCGGCGTGGCCGACAGCGGCGAGGGAATCGAGCCGGACTTCCTCCCGTTTCTGTTCGAACGGTTCCGACAGGCCGACGGCTCCATCACACGTCGGCACGGCGGCCTTGGCCTCGGACTCGCGATCGTCAAGAACCTGGTCGAGCTGCACGGCGGTAAGGTCTGGGCGACCAGCGCGGGACCGGGGCAGGGCGCTCATTTCTACGTCGAGCTGCCAATCCTGGTCGGTACACCAGTCTCCCTGGACAATTCCCCAGGCGAGCCCGATCACGCTGCCGCGAACGATTACGCCACCATGTACAACGGCGATTCGCTCAAGGGCGTTCGCGTGTTGCTGGTCGATGACGAACCGGATGCGCGGGACCTGATCAGCCGGGTTCTCGCCGAATCGGGGGCAACCGTTTTCGTCGCGTCCGGCGGCCCCGAGGCGATGAAGATTCTCGAGCGAGATCGTCCCGATGTCATTCTGAGTGACATCGGAATGCCCGGGCAGGACGGGTATGAGTTCATTCGCGCCGTGCGGCAGTTGTCCCCCGCCGACGGTGGTGCCATCCCGGCAGCGGCACTGACCGCGTTCGCCCGGACCGAGGATCGCCGCCGTGCTCTGATCGCCGGATACCAGAATCACATCGCCAAGCCTTTCGAGTCGGCCGAACTGATAACGGTTGTCGCCGCGCTGGCCGGACGCATGAACCAGCCGGCCGAGGTCTTGAACTAA
- a CDS encoding tRNA (cytidine(34)-2'-O)-methyltransferase, with product MSTALDLTPHRLKIVLVAPQIAPNTGNIARLCVATGTELHLVRPLGFVLSEKQLRRSAMDYWPRLKLTLHDDLTAFLAAICNDRVWLMTSKGKSSIWEWPVSDGDWIVLGNESSGLPDSLLSRYPDRTIRIPQAPGERCLNLSTAAGVVLFEGLRQIRVGQQVSP from the coding sequence ATGTCAACCGCACTTGATCTCACGCCCCACCGTCTGAAAATCGTACTGGTCGCGCCGCAGATCGCGCCCAATACGGGCAACATCGCCCGACTGTGTGTGGCTACGGGAACCGAACTGCATCTGGTACGCCCCCTCGGATTCGTCCTTTCCGAGAAGCAACTCCGCCGCAGCGCGATGGACTACTGGCCCCGCCTGAAGCTGACGCTGCACGACGACCTGACCGCCTTCTTGGCAGCAATCTGTAACGATCGAGTCTGGCTGATGACGAGCAAGGGGAAGTCCTCGATCTGGGAATGGCCCGTCAGCGACGGCGACTGGATCGTCCTGGGGAACGAGTCCAGCGGCCTTCCCGACAGCCTTCTCAGCCGGTATCCAGACCGGACGATTCGTATTCCCCAAGCTCCCGGCGAGCGATGCCTGAACCTGTCGACCGCCGCCGGCGTCGTGCTCTTCGAGGGCTTGCGTCAAATCCGGGTCGGCCAGCAGGTATCGCCGTAA
- a CDS encoding class II fructose-bisphosphate aldolase translates to MPLMTTKPMFDLAYDGGFAVGAFNVNNMELAQSIIDACVKESSPCILQISKGARKYANIRYLKAIIDAGVAENPGLPIAVHCDHGDTVELIDTCINDGYTSVMIDGSHYDFDKNIKLTAEAVKHAHAAGVVVEAELGMLGGIEEDVVGMDAHEYEKNVEKFLTDPNDAKKFWDATKCDSLAVAIGTSHGAFKFKHEAKLAFDRIEQIMKTCPGLPLVMHGSSSVPQEFIDLVNKYGGAMPNAKGVPEDQIAMAVQKYGVCKVNIDTDLRLAMTAKIREVFATKAAEFDPRNYLGPAREAITKMVQRKLHVLNSAGKAEAIIKHWEKQGKPLPGYYSKVKAA, encoded by the coding sequence ATGCCGTTGATGACGACCAAGCCCATGTTCGATCTCGCCTATGACGGAGGCTTTGCCGTCGGTGCCTTCAACGTCAACAATATGGAGCTCGCGCAGTCGATCATCGACGCGTGCGTGAAGGAGAGCTCGCCGTGTATCCTGCAGATCTCCAAGGGCGCGCGTAAGTACGCCAATATCCGTTACTTGAAGGCGATCATCGACGCCGGCGTTGCCGAGAACCCCGGCCTGCCGATCGCCGTCCACTGCGATCACGGCGACACCGTCGAGCTGATCGACACCTGCATCAACGACGGCTACACCAGCGTCATGATCGACGGCAGCCACTACGACTTCGACAAGAACATCAAGCTGACCGCCGAAGCCGTGAAGCACGCTCATGCGGCCGGTGTGGTTGTGGAAGCCGAGCTGGGCATGCTCGGCGGTATCGAAGAAGACGTGGTCGGCATGGACGCCCACGAGTACGAAAAGAACGTCGAGAAGTTCCTGACCGACCCGAACGATGCGAAGAAGTTCTGGGACGCCACCAAGTGCGACAGCCTGGCCGTCGCGATCGGCACCAGCCACGGGGCGTTCAAGTTCAAGCACGAAGCGAAGCTCGCGTTCGACCGCATCGAGCAGATCATGAAGACCTGCCCCGGCCTTCCGCTGGTCATGCACGGTTCGTCGAGCGTCCCGCAGGAATTCATCGACCTGGTCAACAAGTACGGCGGCGCAATGCCCAACGCCAAGGGCGTGCCCGAAGACCAGATCGCGATGGCGGTCCAGAAGTACGGCGTGTGCAAGGTGAACATCGACACCGATCTGCGCCTGGCGATGACCGCGAAGATCCGCGAAGTGTTTGCCACCAAGGCCGCCGAGTTCGACCCCCGCAACTATCTCGGACCTGCCCGCGAGGCGATCACCAAGATGGTGCAGCGCAAGCTGCACGTGCTGAACTCGGCCGGTAAGGCCGAGGCGATCATCAAGCACTGGGAAAAGCAGGGCAAACCGCTGCCGGGCTACTACAGCAAGGTGAAGGCGGCCTGA
- a CDS encoding nucleotidyltransferase domain-containing protein, giving the protein MDLNLDPNFKDFIRLLNSAGVRYLLVGGYAVGHYGYERYTADIDFWIGMDRASAEGVSKTLIEFGFDPDEVRPEQFMAPGSLHMFGRAPIRIDLLTSPSGVDFEECYARRVMTLFEDVLVPVISLADLRVNKSHSGRDKDLIDLKHLPDA; this is encoded by the coding sequence ATGGATCTAAACCTCGACCCCAATTTCAAAGACTTTATCAGGTTGCTCAACTCGGCGGGAGTTAGGTACCTGCTGGTCGGGGGTTATGCGGTCGGCCATTACGGGTACGAGCGGTACACGGCTGACATCGATTTCTGGATCGGCATGGATCGCGCCAGTGCCGAGGGCGTTTCCAAGACACTGATAGAGTTCGGGTTCGACCCAGATGAGGTTCGCCCCGAACAGTTCATGGCACCGGGAAGCCTCCATATGTTCGGCCGCGCTCCGATCCGAATCGATTTGCTCACGAGCCCGAGCGGGGTGGACTTTGAAGAATGCTACGCGCGTCGAGTGATGACTCTGTTTGAAGATGTCCTTGTGCCTGTGATCAGCTTGGCGGACTTGCGGGTCAATAAGTCGCACAGCGGGCGCGACAAAGACTTGATCGATCTGAAGCACTTGCCCGACGCTTGA
- the pdxH gene encoding pyridoxamine 5'-phosphate oxidase, whose translation MPLIPQDLRVDYGRGQFSETDAAADPITQFERWFADANAAGVPEANAMTLATADSSGVVSARIVLLKGIDARGFAFFTNYDSRKAHDIEANPHAALCFFWQPLERQVRVEGAVETVGRAESESYFRTRPVSAQVGAWASAQSTVIQSRQEIENKERELTEQFAGGPVPLPEFWGGYRVVPNAVEFWQGRPSRLHDRIRYRKQKDGTWIKDRLSP comes from the coding sequence ATGCCCCTCATCCCCCAGGATCTTCGCGTCGACTATGGCCGCGGCCAGTTTTCTGAGACTGACGCCGCCGCCGACCCCATCACCCAGTTCGAGCGGTGGTTCGCCGACGCCAATGCCGCCGGCGTGCCGGAAGCCAACGCGATGACGCTGGCGACGGCCGACAGTTCTGGCGTGGTGTCGGCGCGGATCGTGCTGCTGAAGGGGATCGACGCGCGCGGGTTTGCTTTCTTCACGAACTACGACAGCCGTAAGGCGCACGACATCGAAGCCAATCCACACGCGGCGTTGTGCTTCTTCTGGCAGCCGTTGGAACGGCAGGTACGGGTGGAAGGCGCGGTCGAGACCGTCGGCCGGGCCGAGAGCGAATCTTACTTTCGCACGCGGCCGGTATCGGCCCAGGTGGGGGCTTGGGCGTCGGCACAAAGCACCGTCATCCAATCGCGTCAGGAGATCGAAAACAAAGAGCGGGAGCTGACGGAGCAATTCGCTGGCGGTCCTGTGCCGCTGCCCGAGTTCTGGGGCGGGTATCGTGTCGTCCCCAACGCCGTTGAGTTCTGGCAGGGCCGACCGAGCCGGCTTCATGACCGGATTCGGTATCGGAAGCAGAAGGACGGGACTTGGATCAAGGACCGGCTGTCGCCCTGA
- the queD gene encoding 6-carboxytetrahydropterin synthase QueD, translating into MRVRLSKTFRFEAAHSLPTFPDGHKCRRLHGHSFRFDVFVEGDVDPARGFLIDYGDIKRAVDPIVKRLDHYYLNEIEGLANPTAEVISRWLWDHIKPGLPLLASIVVHETCSSSCEYRG; encoded by the coding sequence ATGCGTGTTCGGCTTTCCAAGACGTTCCGCTTCGAAGCGGCCCACTCTCTCCCGACATTCCCCGACGGCCATAAGTGCCGCCGGCTGCACGGGCACTCTTTTCGTTTCGACGTGTTCGTCGAAGGCGATGTCGACCCTGCCAGGGGCTTCTTGATCGACTACGGCGACATCAAGCGGGCGGTAGACCCGATTGTTAAACGGCTGGACCACTACTACCTGAATGAGATCGAAGGCCTCGCCAACCCCACGGCCGAGGTGATTTCCCGCTGGCTGTGGGACCACATTAAGCCGGGACTGCCACTGCTCGCGTCGATCGTAGTGCACGAGACCTGTTCGTCGAGCTGCGAGTATCGTGGGTAA
- a CDS encoding TetR/AcrR family transcriptional regulator, which translates to MELRSPRQTEILDVAQRLVQMRGYNGFSFGDLAEAIGVKSAAIHYHFPTKTDLVRSLMSRYRERLHLSLAKIDEQALSPRHALERFIQLFQATLRPNNCMCLCGMLATELTVLPSPLQEDVRAFFNDNEAWLARVLGEGRKAKVLEFEGSSAAAARCVYSALHGAMLSAHAFDDPSRLTTTGRWLLDALLPPEMDALLVQVQARGRSED; encoded by the coding sequence ATGGAACTGCGTAGCCCCAGGCAGACCGAAATCCTTGATGTCGCCCAGCGCCTGGTACAGATGCGCGGCTACAACGGGTTCAGTTTCGGAGACCTCGCCGAGGCAATCGGCGTGAAATCGGCTGCGATCCACTACCACTTTCCCACCAAGACCGACCTCGTCCGCAGCCTGATGTCACGCTACCGCGAACGCCTGCACCTGTCGCTGGCGAAGATCGACGAACAGGCCCTGTCACCACGGCACGCGCTGGAGCGATTCATCCAACTGTTCCAAGCGACCCTTCGGCCGAACAACTGCATGTGCCTGTGCGGCATGCTGGCGACCGAACTCACCGTTTTGCCAAGCCCGCTCCAGGAAGACGTTCGGGCGTTCTTCAACGATAATGAGGCGTGGCTAGCCCGGGTGCTCGGGGAAGGCCGCAAAGCCAAGGTGCTGGAGTTCGAAGGCTCGTCCGCCGCCGCCGCCCGGTGCGTCTACTCGGCGTTGCACGGCGCGATGCTGTCGGCCCACGCCTTCGACGACCCCAGCCGGCTGACCACGACCGGCCGATGGCTGCTCGACGCCCTGCTTCCGCCGGAGATGGACGCGCTGCTGGTGCAGGTACAGGCGCGGGGCAGGTCGGAAGATTGA
- a CDS encoding MSMEG_0572/Sll0783 family nitrogen starvation response protein, protein MPVVEKPANKKGDFLVDYEEKVFEDVKAEKGEKALVTFHTVAFEGSIGLVNLLQATRLKRKGFETSVLLYGPGVTLGVQRGFPTLGDEAFPGHQNMNKQIVKFMEEGGKVYACRFALQALYGHGEGALIPGIRPISPLDVLDLILLHRRDNAFILDTWTV, encoded by the coding sequence ATGCCTGTCGTCGAAAAACCAGCCAACAAAAAGGGCGATTTCCTGGTCGATTACGAAGAGAAGGTGTTCGAAGACGTCAAGGCCGAGAAGGGTGAGAAGGCGCTCGTTACCTTCCACACCGTCGCGTTCGAAGGCTCGATCGGGCTGGTGAACCTTCTGCAGGCCACCCGCCTGAAGCGTAAGGGTTTCGAGACTTCGGTCCTACTGTACGGCCCCGGCGTGACGCTCGGCGTGCAGCGCGGGTTCCCCACGCTCGGCGACGAAGCCTTCCCCGGCCACCAGAACATGAACAAGCAGATCGTGAAGTTCATGGAAGAAGGCGGCAAGGTCTACGCCTGCCGGTTCGCGCTGCAGGCCCTCTACGGCCACGGCGAAGGCGCGCTGATCCCCGGCATCCGCCCGATCAGCCCGCTGGACGTGCTCGACCTCATCCTCCTGCACCGCCGCGACAACGCGTTCATCCTCGATACGTGGACGGTGTAG
- a CDS encoding Nit6803 family nitrilase, whose translation MPSKTIRAAAVQIAPVLHSREGTMEKVLSAISDAADEGAEIVVFPETFVPYYPYFSFVLPPVLMGGEHMKLYEEAVTIPSPAVDAVASAAREHEIVVVLGVNERDHGSLYNAQLVFDADGTIALRRRKITPTYHERMVWGQGDGSGLKVVQTAVGRVGALACWEHYNPLARYALMAQHEEIHVSQFPGSMVGQIFADQMEVTIRHHALESGCFVINATGWLTDEQIVSITPDAKLQKALRGGCCTAIISPEGSHLCPKLTEGEGIAIADLDFSLITKRKRMMDSVGHYARPELLSLVANVKPAMPMVIDGPSPIPAMTEAVEPTEIPNPWQELAQAASA comes from the coding sequence ATGCCGTCGAAGACGATTCGAGCCGCCGCCGTTCAGATCGCTCCGGTCCTGCACAGCCGTGAAGGGACGATGGAGAAGGTGCTGTCGGCGATCAGCGACGCCGCGGACGAGGGGGCGGAGATCGTCGTTTTTCCCGAGACGTTTGTTCCCTACTACCCGTACTTTTCGTTCGTGCTGCCGCCGGTGCTGATGGGCGGCGAGCACATGAAGCTTTACGAAGAGGCAGTGACGATCCCCAGCCCCGCGGTGGACGCCGTCGCGTCGGCGGCGCGGGAGCATGAGATCGTCGTCGTACTCGGCGTCAACGAGCGAGACCACGGCTCGCTCTACAACGCGCAGCTCGTATTCGATGCCGACGGAACGATCGCCCTTCGACGGCGGAAGATCACGCCGACCTATCACGAGCGGATGGTTTGGGGCCAGGGTGATGGCTCAGGGCTGAAGGTCGTGCAGACGGCGGTCGGCCGGGTCGGGGCATTGGCCTGCTGGGAGCACTACAACCCGCTGGCCCGCTACGCCCTCATGGCGCAGCACGAAGAGATTCATGTCAGCCAGTTTCCCGGATCGATGGTCGGCCAGATCTTCGCCGACCAGATGGAAGTGACGATCCGGCACCATGCCCTGGAGTCGGGATGCTTCGTCATCAACGCGACCGGCTGGCTGACGGACGAACAGATTGTGTCGATCACGCCGGACGCCAAACTGCAGAAGGCCCTGCGGGGCGGGTGCTGCACGGCGATTATCTCACCGGAAGGATCGCACCTGTGCCCCAAGCTGACCGAAGGCGAAGGCATCGCGATCGCCGATCTGGACTTCAGCCTGATCACCAAACGCAAACGCATGATGGACAGCGTCGGCCATTACGCCCGGCCCGAGTTGCTGAGCCTGGTCGCCAACGTCAAGCCGGCAATGCCGATGGTCATCGACGGCCCGTCGCCCATCCCTGCGATGACGGAAGCCGTAGAGCCGACGGAGATCCCCAACCCGTGGCAGGAACTCGCGCAGGCGGCGAGCGCGTGA
- a CDS encoding MSMEG_0569 family flavin-dependent oxidoreductase yields MTQTHYPVIVIGGGQAGLSISHQLTQRGIDHLVFEKHRIGHAWREYRWDSFCLVTPNWQCKLPDFPYTGKDPEGFMGKHAIVEYIEQFAASFGAPVREGVSVTRLRRVTSDAATMFELETSAGVFTADQVVVAVGGYHLPVVPRMAERLPKDLAQIHSREYKNPQSMPDGDVLVIGSGQSGCQIAEDLHIAGRKVHLCVGGAPRVARRYRGKDVVEWLDLMGFYDLPVHKHPLKEQVRGRANHYVTGRDGGRDIDLRLRASEGMNLYGRLLAIEDGVMHFGQDLKQNLDKADETSESIKTSIDKFIGERGISAPTEPRYTPLWHPPEPAVTTLDLKASNIRSVIWSIGYRADFSWIEIPVFDGRGYPGHQRGVTTCEGLYFLGLPWLYTWGSGRFSGVARDAAYVADRIELCRSEDADDEVAVPYDGAHMIEALIGS; encoded by the coding sequence ATGACACAAACGCATTACCCGGTGATCGTGATTGGCGGCGGCCAGGCGGGGCTTTCGATCAGCCATCAACTGACGCAGCGCGGCATCGACCACCTCGTCTTTGAGAAGCACCGGATCGGCCACGCCTGGCGTGAATACCGGTGGGATTCGTTCTGCCTCGTGACGCCGAACTGGCAATGCAAGCTGCCGGACTTTCCCTACACGGGCAAAGACCCCGAAGGCTTCATGGGGAAGCACGCGATTGTCGAGTACATCGAGCAATTCGCCGCGTCATTCGGGGCACCGGTACGGGAAGGCGTCAGCGTGACGCGCCTCCGCCGGGTGACGAGTGATGCCGCGACCATGTTCGAACTCGAGACCTCCGCCGGCGTATTCACCGCCGACCAGGTCGTTGTCGCGGTAGGGGGATATCACCTGCCCGTCGTTCCGCGGATGGCCGAGCGGCTGCCGAAAGACCTCGCGCAGATTCACTCGCGCGAATACAAGAACCCGCAGTCGATGCCCGACGGCGACGTGCTGGTCATCGGCAGCGGCCAGTCCGGCTGCCAGATCGCCGAGGACCTCCATATAGCCGGCCGTAAGGTCCACCTTTGCGTCGGCGGTGCCCCGCGTGTCGCAAGGCGATATCGCGGTAAGGACGTCGTCGAGTGGCTCGACCTGATGGGGTTCTACGACCTGCCCGTCCACAAGCACCCGCTGAAGGAGCAGGTCCGCGGCCGCGCCAACCATTACGTCACCGGCCGCGACGGCGGCCGCGACATCGACCTGCGGCTACGCGCCAGCGAAGGCATGAATCTCTATGGCCGGCTTCTCGCGATCGAAGACGGCGTGATGCACTTTGGCCAAGACCTCAAACAGAACCTCGACAAGGCGGATGAGACGTCAGAGAGCATCAAGACCAGCATCGACAAGTTCATCGGCGAACGTGGCATATCCGCCCCGACCGAACCGCGGTACACGCCACTATGGCACCCGCCCGAGCCTGCGGTGACGACGCTGGACCTGAAGGCGTCGAACATCCGCTCGGTCATCTGGTCGATCGGCTATCGGGCGGACTTCAGTTGGATTGAGATTCCCGTCTTCGATGGCCGCGGCTACCCCGGACACCAGCGCGGCGTGACGACGTGCGAAGGCTTGTACTTCCTCGGATTGCCCTGGCTGTACACGTGGGGTTCCGGGCGGTTTTCCGGTGTGGCACGAGATGCGGCGTACGTCGCCGACCGTATCGAACTGTGCCGAAGTGAGGACGCCGACGATGAAGTTGCCGTTCCGTACGACGGTGCACACATGATCGAGGCGTTGATCGGGTCGTGA